One genomic segment of Hugenholtzia roseola DSM 9546 includes these proteins:
- the rpsG gene encoding 30S ribosomal protein S7 — translation MRKRKPKKREILPDPKFGDMVVTKFVNNLMESGKKSIAYSIFYSALERAEEKLRKDDPTISGLEIFKKALANVTPAVEVKSRRVGGANFQVPTEVRPERKQSLAMKWLILYARRRNERTMMDKLANEIIAASKGEGAAVKKKDDTHRMAEANKAFSHFRF, via the coding sequence ATGAGAAAGAGAAAACCAAAAAAGAGGGAAATCCTTCCCGACCCAAAATTTGGCGACATGGTCGTTACCAAATTCGTCAACAATTTGATGGAATCAGGCAAAAAGAGTATTGCCTACTCTATTTTTTATAGTGCCTTAGAGCGTGCCGAGGAAAAACTTCGCAAAGACGACCCTACCATCAGCGGTTTGGAAATCTTCAAAAAAGCCTTAGCAAACGTTACGCCTGCCGTAGAGGTAAAGAGCCGTCGCGTAGGGGGAGCTAACTTCCAAGTGCCTACCGAAGTGCGTCCCGAACGCAAGCAGTCTTTGGCTATGAAATGGCTTATCTTGTATGCACGCCGTCGTAACGAGCGTACTATGATGGATAAGTTGGCAAATGAAATCATTGCCGCTTCAAAAGGTGAAGGCGCGGCGGTGAAGAAAAAAGACGATACGCACCGTATGGCAGAGGCAAACAAAGCCTTCTCGCATTTCCGCTTCTAA
- the rpsL gene encoding 30S ribosomal protein S12, translating into MPTIQQLVRKGRVEIIKKSKSPALDSCPQRRGVCTKVYTTTPKKPNSAMRKVAKVRLTNQTEVIAYIPGEGHNLQEHSIVLIRGGRVKDLPGVRYHIVRGALDTSGVEGRKQSRSKYGTKRPKPGAAPAAKGKGAPAKGKKK; encoded by the coding sequence ATGCCTACTATTCAACAGTTAGTTCGTAAAGGGCGCGTCGAGATTATCAAGAAATCAAAATCGCCTGCTTTGGATAGCTGCCCGCAAAGACGCGGCGTTTGCACGAAGGTTTATACCACTACGCCTAAGAAGCCAAATTCGGCGATGCGTAAAGTTGCCAAAGTGCGCCTTACCAATCAAACCGAAGTTATCGCCTATATCCCCGGCGAAGGACACAATTTGCAGGAACACTCTATCGTCTTGATTCGTGGCGGTCGTGTGAAAGACCTTCCCGGTGTGCGCTATCACATCGTGCGCGGTGCTTTGGATACTTCTGGTGTAGAAGGTCGTAAGCAATCACGCTCTAAATACGGTACAAAACGTCCTAAGCCGGGCGCAGCACCTGCCGCAAAAGGCAAAGGCGCACCCGCAAAAGGTAAGAAGAAGTAA
- a CDS encoding RNA polymerase sigma factor: MEQKFIELIQNNQGIIHKICRLYCEEEEDRRDLFQEITLQLWRSFPSFRAEAKITTWMYRIALNTAIARLRKSKRQISDTPLSEQTLQIAEDTSEKEREERLAILYAAIRLLSKVERAIIMLYLEDKSYDEIAEIIGISKTNVGVKINRIKKKLKTSVEQQQD, encoded by the coding sequence TTGGAACAGAAGTTTATCGAACTTATCCAAAATAATCAGGGTATTATTCACAAAATTTGTCGTCTTTATTGTGAAGAAGAAGAAGACCGCCGCGACCTCTTTCAGGAGATAACCCTCCAACTTTGGCGTTCTTTCCCCTCCTTTCGTGCTGAAGCCAAAATCACAACTTGGATGTACCGCATTGCGCTTAATACCGCCATTGCAAGGTTACGCAAGAGCAAACGACAAATTTCGGATACCCCACTTTCCGAACAGACCCTACAAATTGCTGAAGACACCTCCGAGAAAGAGCGCGAGGAGCGATTGGCAATACTCTATGCCGCTATTCGACTGCTCTCTAAGGTAGAACGTGCGATTATTATGTTGTATTTAGAAGACAAAAGCTATGATGAAATCGCCGAAATTATTGGTATTTCCAAGACAAACGTAGGGGTAAAAATCAACCGTATCAAGAAAAAACTTAAAACAAGTGTTGAACAACAACAAGATTAA
- the fusA gene encoding elongation factor G: MSKKDLKYRRNIGIMAHIDAGKTTTSERILYYTGLTHKIGEVHDGAATMDWMEQEQERGITITSAATTTNWNYPTDTQGEAIEGQTNSYQINLIDTPGHVDFTVEVERSLRVLDGAVALFCAVSGVEPQSETVWRQADKYKVPRLCFINKMDRAGADFYYVVKDIKEKLGANGVPLQIPIGAEEGFKGVIDLIEMKGVIWDEASQGMKFDYIEIPADLKEEAEQYRNNLLEEIAVTDEELFMKFADDPASITPEEVRAAVRKATVEMQIFPIFCGSAFKNKGVQAVLDGVCSFLPSPLDLPPVKGTNPDSGAEETRRPTVEDPFTALAFKIATDPYVGRLCFIRVYSGALDGGSYILNNRTGKKERISRLMQMHANRQNPIERVEAGDICAGVGFKDIKTGDTLTLENNPLILEEMVFPEPVIGYAIEPKKQADQDKLGMAIAKLVEEDPTLRVNTDQETGQTILRGMGELHLEIIIDRLKREFKVEINQGAPQVAYKEAFTGSVEHRETYKKQTGGKGKFADIQFELSPVSDTANAREGYLEFVDEIKGGVIPKEFIPAIKKGFEEALKQGVLAGFPVLGTRIRLFFGSFHSVDSDALSFELAARNGFKEAGRKANPKLLEPIMDVEVVCPDEFTGAVIGDLNRRRGMPKGQQIKGTGVVIKADVPLSELFGYVTSLRTITSGRGAATLTFSHYSEVPSNIANDVVKAMKGATA, encoded by the coding sequence ATGTCAAAGAAAGACCTTAAATACCGCAGGAACATCGGCATCATGGCGCACATCGATGCGGGAAAAACCACAACGAGTGAGCGCATTCTCTACTACACTGGTCTGACTCACAAAATTGGTGAAGTACACGATGGTGCCGCTACTATGGACTGGATGGAGCAAGAGCAGGAGCGAGGCATTACCATTACCTCTGCTGCTACTACTACCAACTGGAATTATCCTACCGACACCCAAGGTGAAGCCATCGAAGGACAAACCAACTCTTATCAAATCAATTTGATTGACACCCCCGGACACGTAGACTTTACCGTAGAGGTAGAGCGTTCTTTGCGCGTACTCGACGGAGCTGTCGCTTTGTTTTGTGCCGTTTCTGGGGTAGAGCCGCAGTCGGAAACAGTTTGGAGACAAGCCGATAAGTACAAAGTGCCACGTCTTTGCTTCATCAACAAGATGGACAGAGCAGGTGCGGATTTTTATTACGTGGTCAAAGACATCAAAGAGAAATTAGGAGCTAACGGTGTGCCGCTTCAAATTCCTATTGGTGCAGAAGAAGGCTTCAAAGGCGTTATCGACCTTATCGAAATGAAGGGCGTAATTTGGGACGAAGCCTCACAAGGTATGAAGTTCGATTACATCGAAATCCCTGCTGATTTGAAAGAAGAAGCCGAACAGTATCGCAACAATCTTTTAGAGGAAATCGCCGTTACAGACGAAGAACTCTTTATGAAGTTTGCTGATGACCCTGCTTCTATCACGCCCGAAGAAGTGCGTGCTGCCGTCCGCAAGGCTACGGTAGAGATGCAAATTTTCCCCATCTTCTGCGGAAGTGCCTTCAAAAACAAAGGCGTACAGGCGGTATTAGATGGCGTTTGCTCTTTCTTACCTTCTCCATTAGACCTTCCTCCTGTAAAGGGTACAAACCCTGATTCAGGTGCAGAGGAAACGCGCCGCCCTACGGTAGAAGACCCTTTCACCGCTTTGGCGTTCAAGATTGCAACAGACCCTTATGTAGGTCGTCTTTGCTTTATTCGCGTTTATTCGGGTGCGCTTGATGGTGGTTCTTATATCCTCAATAACCGTACAGGCAAAAAGGAGCGTATCTCGCGCCTTATGCAAATGCACGCCAATCGCCAAAATCCTATCGAAAGAGTAGAAGCAGGCGACATCTGTGCAGGTGTTGGTTTTAAAGACATCAAGACAGGTGATACCCTTACTTTGGAAAACAATCCGCTTATCTTAGAAGAAATGGTGTTCCCTGAGCCTGTTATCGGCTACGCCATCGAGCCTAAGAAGCAAGCCGACCAAGACAAACTCGGCATGGCGATTGCTAAATTGGTAGAAGAAGACCCTACCCTTCGCGTCAATACTGACCAAGAAACAGGACAAACCATCTTGCGCGGTATGGGCGAACTTCACTTGGAGATTATCATCGACCGTTTGAAGCGCGAATTTAAGGTAGAAATCAACCAAGGCGCACCGCAGGTTGCTTACAAAGAAGCCTTCACTGGTTCGGTAGAACACCGTGAAACTTACAAGAAGCAAACAGGTGGTAAAGGTAAATTTGCTGACATTCAGTTTGAATTAAGCCCCGTTTCGGATACTGCCAACGCACGCGAAGGCTACTTAGAGTTCGTTGATGAAATCAAAGGTGGTGTTATTCCAAAAGAATTTATCCCTGCCATCAAGAAAGGCTTTGAAGAGGCTCTCAAACAAGGCGTTTTGGCGGGCTTCCCTGTCTTGGGTACGCGTATTCGCTTATTCTTTGGTTCTTTCCACTCTGTTGACTCTGACGCGCTTTCTTTTGAATTAGCAGCTCGCAATGGCTTCAAAGAAGCAGGTAGAAAGGCAAATCCGAAACTCCTCGAACCTATCATGGACGTAGAGGTAGTTTGCCCTGACGAATTTACAGGTGCTGTTATCGGCGACTTGAACCGCCGTCGTGGTATGCCAAAAGGACAGCAAATCAAAGGAACAGGGGTCGTTATCAAAGCAGACGTGCCACTTTCTGAACTCTTTGGTTATGTAACTTCTTTGCGTACTATCACCTCTGGACGCGGTGCAGCTACGCTTACTTTCTCGCACTATTCAGAAGTGCCTTCTAATATCGCCAATGATGTTGTCAAGGCTATGAAAGGCGCGACTGCCTAA
- a CDS encoding HD domain-containing protein, producing MQTFSILERHIENWQATALEREQVLAAARYAVLSHRQTQHFYGEEPYEFHLLMVFEYAFQCLDMVERQLQGSVLCAAWTHDLIEDCRQTYGDIAAQCGEQVAQITYALTQEKGRTRSERAGVGYYAGIRQTEGATFVKLCDRLANVAYSYQKNKKRLHTYQKEQPFFKSQLFIEPLYLPLWGAIDHLLSTP from the coding sequence ATGCAAACGTTTTCTATCTTAGAAAGACACATAGAAAATTGGCAGGCTACTGCCTTAGAGCGTGAGCAGGTCTTGGCTGCCGCTCGATATGCCGTTCTTTCTCACCGTCAGACGCAACATTTCTATGGCGAAGAGCCGTATGAATTTCACCTCTTGATGGTCTTTGAGTATGCCTTTCAGTGCCTTGATATGGTGGAAAGGCAGTTGCAAGGTAGCGTCTTATGTGCTGCCTGGACGCACGACTTGATAGAAGATTGTAGGCAGACTTATGGCGATATTGCGGCGCAATGTGGCGAGCAAGTGGCTCAAATTACCTACGCCCTGACGCAAGAAAAGGGCAGAACGCGCTCCGAGCGTGCTGGCGTTGGCTATTATGCAGGGATTCGCCAAACAGAAGGCGCAACCTTTGTCAAACTCTGCGATAGACTTGCTAATGTAGCTTATTCATATCAGAAAAACAAAAAACGCCTTCATACTTATCAAAAAGAGCAACCTTTTTTTAAGTCCCAACTTTTTATAGAGCCGCTTTACCTACCACTTTGGGGCGCAATAGACCACCTTTTATCAACTCCCTAA
- the rpiB gene encoding ribose 5-phosphate isomerase B codes for MKLAIGNDHAGTDYKTKIAALLAEKGIEVLNFGTDGADSVDYPDFAHPTAKAVVEGNATFGILICGSGNGVAITANKYAQIRAALCWNVELATLAREHNDANVLCIPARFVDFETAAAMVVAFLETPFAGGRHQNRVAKISC; via the coding sequence ATGAAATTAGCAATCGGAAACGACCACGCAGGCACAGACTATAAAACAAAAATCGCGGCTCTTTTGGCAGAAAAAGGCATCGAAGTCCTCAATTTTGGCACTGACGGCGCAGATTCAGTGGATTATCCCGACTTTGCACACCCGACAGCGAAAGCCGTAGTAGAAGGAAATGCGACTTTCGGAATCCTTATCTGTGGTAGCGGCAATGGGGTAGCCATTACTGCCAATAAATATGCTCAAATTCGTGCGGCTTTGTGTTGGAATGTAGAATTGGCAACTTTGGCGCGTGAGCATAATGATGCCAACGTGCTTTGTATTCCTGCCCGTTTTGTCGATTTTGAAACCGCAGCGGCTATGGTAGTGGCGTTTCTCGAAACGCCTTTTGCAGGGGGCAGACACCAAAATAGAGTCGCCAAAATTTCTTGTTAA
- a CDS encoding type III polyketide synthase, with product MTHFSYLQKIGTAAAPFAVSQNKICEFMVHYLAQNEAEKRKIRLFYTATRIEKRHSVVPDFGFFGEDTASDLELFKEITQNSAHSRSEPSTALRLQIYKEKAHDLAQEAIKDAVGKDFDFQTITHLITVSCTGFYAPSWDIELVESLALKPEVERTHIGFMGCYAAFNALKIADYIVRANPMAQVLVVNLELCTLHLQRSLDDEQLLAGAIFADGASAMLIGAKPLPNSLKIKQFYSEFIPAGKTEMGWHIGDTGFEMQLSSQVAPLIAENITTILEKSPFAQTAFDEYAIHPGGKKILAVVEKGLHISNQQNRFAHQIWQQYGNMSSATIVFVWKMFLENYQNHTENINLLSMGFGPGLTVEMAAMERIV from the coding sequence ATGACTCATTTTTCATACCTCCAAAAAATCGGCACTGCCGCCGCCCCCTTTGCCGTTTCACAAAATAAGATTTGCGAATTTATGGTGCATTATTTAGCTCAAAATGAAGCCGAAAAGCGCAAAATTCGCCTCTTTTATACAGCCACACGCATCGAAAAACGTCATTCGGTTGTTCCCGATTTTGGTTTTTTTGGAGAAGATACGGCTTCTGATTTAGAACTTTTCAAAGAAATTACACAAAATTCTGCACACTCCAGAAGCGAACCCTCTACCGCTTTACGCCTACAAATTTACAAAGAAAAAGCACACGATTTGGCACAAGAGGCGATAAAAGATGCCGTAGGTAAAGATTTTGATTTTCAGACCATTACGCACCTTATTACCGTTTCCTGCACAGGCTTTTATGCCCCAAGTTGGGATATAGAGTTGGTAGAAAGCCTCGCTTTGAAGCCCGAAGTGGAGCGCACGCATATCGGTTTTATGGGTTGTTATGCTGCCTTCAATGCCCTTAAAATTGCAGATTATATCGTCAGGGCAAACCCTATGGCGCAGGTCTTGGTCGTCAATCTCGAACTTTGCACCCTGCACCTACAAAGAAGCCTTGATGACGAACAACTTTTGGCGGGTGCAATTTTTGCAGATGGCGCAAGTGCCATGCTCATTGGCGCAAAGCCACTACCTAATAGTCTGAAAATCAAGCAATTTTATAGCGAATTTATACCCGCAGGCAAAACTGAAATGGGTTGGCATATCGGCGATACAGGCTTCGAAATGCAACTTAGTTCGCAGGTTGCGCCGCTTATTGCAGAAAATATCACTACAATTTTAGAAAAATCGCCTTTTGCCCAAACCGCTTTTGATGAATATGCTATCCACCCAGGCGGCAAAAAAATTTTAGCAGTGGTAGAAAAAGGGCTACACATTTCGAACCAACAAAACCGTTTTGCACATCAAATTTGGCAGCAATACGGCAATATGTCTTCGGCTACGATTGTCTTTGTGTGGAAAATGTTTTTAGAAAATTATCAAAATCATACCGAAAATATAAACCTACTTAGTATGGGTTTCGGACCGGGACTAACCGTAGAGATGGCAGCAATGGAGCGCATTGTCTAA
- the rpsJ gene encoding 30S ribosomal protein S10, translating to MNQKIRIKLKSYDHNLVDKSAEKIVKAVKAAGAVISGPIPLPTKKEYYTVLRSPHVNKKSREQFQLATYKRLIDIHSNSPKTVDALMKLELPSGVDVEIRV from the coding sequence ATGAATCAAAAAATCCGCATCAAATTGAAATCTTACGACCACAATTTGGTCGATAAGTCTGCCGAAAAAATCGTAAAGGCGGTAAAAGCAGCGGGCGCAGTTATCAGTGGTCCTATTCCACTTCCTACAAAAAAGGAATACTATACTGTCCTTCGCTCACCACACGTGAATAAAAAATCGCGTGAGCAGTTTCAATTAGCTACCTACAAGCGTCTTATCGATATTCACTCGAATAGCCCCAAGACGGTAGATGCTTTGATGAAACTTGAATTGCCAAGCGGCGTAGACGTAGAAATCCGCGTGTAG